The following are from one region of the Bacteroidota bacterium genome:
- a CDS encoding outer membrane beta-barrel protein, with amino-acid sequence MKKFFPLIIVSAFSLSLFAQDNAGDMKNFRFGVTALPSLSWYKPDNPKRFSKDGSVFRFGVLLNGEYNLSGNFAMGFGIGIGSGGGKIDFTGTSKQDTVDYYYNTDKGILLLGDTAGLNKKWEQYRLIGRTYNASYYILPISLKMRTNEIGYIRYFFEPRFNICLRKKVFANDNEVSMKTNQSSSQTKIDITKDMAFFRMSVTLSAGGEYYLSGSTAFVFAIGYDYGLSNVVKGTSDYLFRDTRTSGVVNLTSLEQKFTQGGIVLSAGILF; translated from the coding sequence ATGAAAAAGTTCTTTCCGCTGATTATTGTTTCTGCATTTTCACTTTCTCTTTTTGCGCAGGATAATGCAGGCGATATGAAAAACTTCCGCTTCGGAGTTACTGCGCTTCCATCTCTTTCGTGGTACAAGCCCGACAATCCCAAAAGATTTTCGAAAGACGGCTCGGTGTTCCGCTTTGGCGTGCTGCTTAATGGCGAATACAACCTCAGCGGAAACTTCGCAATGGGTTTCGGCATCGGCATCGGTTCGGGTGGCGGCAAAATTGATTTTACCGGAACTTCCAAGCAGGACACGGTGGATTATTATTACAACACTGACAAAGGAATTCTTTTGCTTGGCGATACTGCAGGATTGAATAAAAAGTGGGAACAGTACCGGCTGATCGGGCGCACGTACAACGCGAGTTATTATATTCTTCCCATCTCGCTTAAAATGCGCACCAATGAAATCGGATACATCCGCTATTTTTTTGAGCCGCGGTTTAATATTTGCCTCCGTAAAAAAGTGTTCGCCAACGACAACGAGGTGAGCATGAAAACCAATCAGTCCTCTTCGCAAACAAAAATTGATATTACCAAAGACATGGCTTTCTTCCGCATGTCGGTTACGCTGAGCGCTGGCGGAGAATATTATTTATCGGGCTCCACTGCGTTTGTATTCGCCATCGGTTACGATTACGGATTATCCAACGTGGTGAAGGGAACTTCCGATTATTTATTCCGCGATACAAGAACATCCGGTGTTGTTAATCTTACCTCGCTGGAACAAAAATTCACGCAGGGAGGAATTGTGTTGAGCGCGGGAATTCTTTTCTGA
- the gldB gene encoding gliding motility lipoprotein GldB: MKWKNGRRDEWMIGLLLCWLLASCGSNPLDVDVSKVNVAPVKIQRFDNDFFSLTAENIQQKLPGLQKKYPGFTDLFVRNILCHSGIQDSACIPEIIKFVNDKDMKGAFDECRKKFSDLSFTENALTDIFKHYKYYFPKNNLPKVLAMMSGFNYSIAAADSVFAIGLEMYLGTKNKFYEMLQIPAYKQVNMQKEFIVPDFLRAWMMREFPDKTKSGNLLSEMIYQGKLLYLADAMLPAADDTLKIGFTKKQLRWCIEHEKDMWGYLVKNKFLYSTEHEAISKFTGEGPFTTGFVKESPARTGAWLGWKIVRRYMEVNPKISLEELMKENDAQKILSLSKYKP, translated from the coding sequence ATGAAATGGAAGAATGGAAGGAGGGATGAGTGGATGATTGGATTGCTGCTTTGCTGGCTGCTTGCTTCCTGCGGGAGCAATCCGCTGGATGTGGATGTTTCAAAAGTTAATGTTGCGCCCGTAAAAATTCAGCGCTTCGACAACGATTTTTTTTCGCTCACGGCAGAAAACATTCAGCAGAAACTTCCCGGACTTCAGAAAAAATATCCGGGCTTCACGGATTTGTTTGTCCGCAATATTTTATGCCACAGCGGCATTCAGGACAGCGCCTGCATTCCTGAAATCATAAAGTTTGTGAATGATAAAGATATGAAAGGCGCCTTTGACGAATGTCGGAAAAAATTTTCTGATTTGTCTTTCACCGAGAATGCATTGACGGATATTTTCAAGCATTATAAATATTATTTCCCGAAAAACAATCTGCCGAAAGTTCTTGCTATGATGTCGGGTTTTAATTATTCCATTGCAGCGGCCGATTCTGTGTTTGCCATCGGGCTGGAAATGTATCTGGGAACAAAAAATAAATTTTATGAAATGCTCCAGATTCCGGCTTATAAACAAGTTAACATGCAGAAAGAATTTATTGTTCCCGACTTTCTCCGCGCATGGATGATGCGCGAATTCCCCGACAAGACAAAAAGCGGAAATCTTCTGAGCGAAATGATTTACCAGGGAAAACTTCTTTACCTTGCCGATGCAATGCTGCCGGCTGCAGATGATACGCTGAAAATCGGCTTCACAAAAAAACAATTGCGCTGGTGCATTGAACACGAAAAAGATATGTGGGGCTATCTGGTGAAAAATAAATTCCTCTACTCCACCGAACACGAGGCGATTTCAAAATTTACCGGGGAAGGTCCGTTCACCACCGGCTTCGTAAAAGAATCACCCGCGCGCACAGGCGCTTGGCTCGGCTGGAAGATTGTGAGACGATACATGGAAGTAAATCCGAAAATATCTCTTGAAGAATTAATGAAAGAAAACGATGCACAGAAAATTTTATCACTTTCAAAATATAAACCCTGA